The following is a genomic window from Fusobacterium perfoetens.
ATGATAAATTTTATGAAAAAGAGATAGGAATGAGGGATATTTTGGAATATCCACCATTTTCTAAAACTATAAATATAGGATTTTCTCACACTGATGAAAAGATACTAGAAGAGGTTTCAAATGAGTTTTTTCATCTTATAAAGAGAGATTATGTAATGGTCTTTGTGCCAAATAAAAGTCTTGTATATAAAGTAAAAGATAGATATAGAAAAAATATCTTTATAAAAGGTGAAAAATCAAAAATAAATTATTTTAAGAAAGAGTTATTAAATGTATTAGAAAAATTTGATAGCAGAGGGTGTCGGATAGTAATTGATGTAGACCCAATCAATTTAATATAGAAAATAAAAAATATTTAGAAATAAAAAAGGTGGTAAGAGATGTTATACGAAATAAGAACTTATGGTGAACAATGTCTTAAAGACAAAAGTGAAAATGTCACTGAAATAACCCAAGAGATAAAAACTTTATTAGATGATATGGTTGAGACTATGCACGAGGCAACAGGAGTTGGACTTGCTGGACCACAAGTAGGAGTTAATAAAAGACTTTTTGTTATAGATATTGGAGACGGAGTTGTTAGAAAAATAATAAATCCTGAGATATTAGAGATGTCAGAGGCTTGTATTGAAAGTGATGAAGGGTGTCTAAGTGTACCTGGGATTTATAAAAAAGTAAGAAGAGCCCAAAAAATAAAAGTTAGATATACTACAGTTGAGGGAGAAATAGTTGAAGAAGAGATGAAAGATTTCTTAGCAAAAGCTTTCCAACACGAGTATGACCATTTAGACGGGACTTTATTTATAGAAAGAATTTCTCCAGTGGCTAAAAAAATGATATCTAAAAAATTACAACTTATAAAAAAAGAAACTGAGAAAAAATTAAAAAAATAAGTTGGTGAAACTAGATGAACTTAAAAAGAGTAGGATTAGTTCTAATTGTACTATCAATAGTAGTGGGAGTAACACCAAGAATATATAAAAGTTTTATAAAAATCCAAAAGTTAACTTTTGAATTAAATGCCTTAAAATATAGAAAGCAAGAATTAAACGACGAGATAAGAAGATACAAAATAAATACTGATCATTTAAAAGATGATTTCTATAAAGAAAAGGAAGTAAGAGAAAAACTTAAAATGGTTAAACCGGGAGAACATATTTATAAAGTATTGGTTAAGTAATAAAATTTAATATACAAAGTAAGTATAGGAGGAAAAATGAAAAAAGAAATAGCATTAGATTTTGCCAGAGTAACTGAAGCAGCAGCATTAGCAGCTCAAAAATGGGTAGGAAGAGGAGATAAAAACCTAGCTGATAACGCAGCAGTAGAAGCTATGAGAAACGTTCTAAACAGAATGAAAATAGACGGAGAGATAGTTATTGGAGAGGGAGAGATTGATGAAGCTCCAATGTTATATATCGGTGAAAAATTAGGTTTAAAATATAATGAAAAAGATATTGAACCATTCACAGAAGAAGAATTATCTTTAGTTGATATAGCTGTTGACCCAATTGAAGGTACAAGAATGACAGCTCAAGGGCAACCAAATGCAATCGCAGTTTTAGCAGCAGCTGAAAAAGGAACTCTTTTAAAAGCACCAGATATGTATATGGAAAAATTAGTTGTTGGACCAGAAGCAAAAGGTGTAATAGACCTTGATAAATCTTTAGAAGATAATATAAGAGCAGTAGCTAAAGCTTTAGGAAAAGATGTAAAAGATGTAATGATAGCTATTCTTGACAAACCAAGACATAAAAAAGTAATCGAAAGAATAAGAGAATTAGGAGCAAAACTTTATGTATTCCCAGACGGAGACGTTGCATCATCTATTCTTACATCAATTGTTGATTCTGATGTAGATATGATGTATGGAATCGGTGGAGCACCAGAAGGAGTAATCTCTGCAGCAGTTATAAGAATCTTAGGTGGAGATATGCAAGGAAGACTTATCCTTAGAAGTGATGTAAAAGGTTCTGACGACAAAAACGACAAAATATCTGAAGAAGAAGCTAGAAGATGTAAAGAAGTTGGAGTTGAAGTTGGTAAAAAACTAGAACTTAACGACCTTGTAAGTACAGATGAAATTATATTCTCTGCCACTGG
Proteins encoded in this region:
- the glpX gene encoding class II fructose-bisphosphatase; this translates as MKKEIALDFARVTEAAALAAQKWVGRGDKNLADNAAVEAMRNVLNRMKIDGEIVIGEGEIDEAPMLYIGEKLGLKYNEKDIEPFTEEELSLVDIAVDPIEGTRMTAQGQPNAIAVLAAAEKGTLLKAPDMYMEKLVVGPEAKGVIDLDKSLEDNIRAVAKALGKDVKDVMIAILDKPRHKKVIERIRELGAKLYVFPDGDVASSILTSIVDSDVDMMYGIGGAPEGVISAAVIRILGGDMQGRLILRSDVKGSDDKNDKISEEEARRCKEVGVEVGKKLELNDLVSTDEIIFSATGITSGDLLEGVKRKGNIARTQTLLVRGTSKTIRYINSVHNLDFKDAHLNDLVI
- the def gene encoding peptide deformylase translates to MLYEIRTYGEQCLKDKSENVTEITQEIKTLLDDMVETMHEATGVGLAGPQVGVNKRLFVIDIGDGVVRKIINPEILEMSEACIESDEGCLSVPGIYKKVRRAQKIKVRYTTVEGEIVEEEMKDFLAKAFQHEYDHLDGTLFIERISPVAKKMISKKLQLIKKETEKKLKK
- a CDS encoding septum formation initiator family protein: MNLKRVGLVLIVLSIVVGVTPRIYKSFIKIQKLTFELNALKYRKQELNDEIRRYKINTDHLKDDFYKEKEVREKLKMVKPGEHIYKVLVK